The following proteins are encoded in a genomic region of Thermococcus pacificus:
- a CDS encoding extracellular solute-binding protein, with amino-acid sequence MKKGLFALLLVGVLVLSVVASGCIGGGETTSSPSSTSESTTSTTTSSSATETTAPETDCGSGDIVIWHAMQPNELEVFQSLAEEYMAMCPGVTITFEQKPDLESALKAAIPTGQGPDLFIWAHDWIGKFADAGMLEPIDDYVTDDILKDFAPMAVDAIQYKEHYYAMPFAAETVAVIYNKNMVSEPPRTFDEMKAIMEKYYDPDNEKYGIAWPINAYFISGIAQAFGGYYFDDKTEQPGLDKPETIEGFQFFFQNIWPYMAPTGDYNTQQSIFLEGRAPMMVNGPWSINDVKKAGIDFDVVPLPPITKDGKEYWPRPYGGVKNIYFAAGIKNKEAAWKFVKWFTTSPDVIKELSLQLGYIPVLKPVLDDPEIQADPVIYGFGQAVQHAYLMPKSPKMSAVWGGVDGAINEILQDPANADIPAILQNYQQQILDNMNGG; translated from the coding sequence ATGAAGAAAGGGTTGTTTGCCCTGCTTCTGGTTGGAGTTTTGGTTCTTAGCGTCGTGGCTAGCGGCTGTATAGGCGGCGGGGAAACCACCAGCTCCCCGAGCTCGACGAGCGAAAGCACCACAAGCACAACCACCAGTTCCAGCGCGACTGAGACGACCGCACCGGAGACCGACTGCGGCAGTGGAGACATAGTCATCTGGCACGCCATGCAGCCGAACGAGCTCGAGGTCTTCCAGAGCCTCGCCGAGGAGTACATGGCAATGTGCCCGGGCGTCACCATAACCTTTGAGCAGAAGCCCGACCTTGAGAGCGCCCTCAAGGCTGCCATCCCGACTGGCCAGGGTCCGGACCTGTTCATATGGGCCCACGACTGGATTGGAAAGTTCGCCGACGCTGGAATGCTTGAGCCGATTGACGATTACGTCACCGACGACATCCTCAAGGACTTCGCTCCAATGGCAGTCGATGCCATCCAGTACAAGGAGCACTACTACGCCATGCCCTTCGCGGCTGAAACCGTTGCTGTCATTTACAACAAGAACATGGTCAGCGAGCCGCCCAGGACCTTCGACGAGATGAAGGCCATCATGGAGAAGTACTACGACCCCGATAACGAGAAGTACGGAATCGCCTGGCCGATAAACGCTTACTTCATCTCGGGCATAGCCCAGGCCTTTGGAGGCTACTACTTCGATGACAAGACCGAGCAGCCGGGCCTCGACAAGCCGGAGACCATTGAAGGCTTCCAGTTCTTCTTCCAGAACATCTGGCCGTACATGGCTCCAACTGGGGACTACAACACCCAGCAGAGCATCTTCCTCGAGGGCCGTGCTCCAATGATGGTAAACGGCCCGTGGAGCATAAACGACGTTAAGAAGGCCGGCATTGACTTCGACGTCGTTCCGCTCCCGCCGATCACCAAGGACGGCAAGGAGTACTGGCCGAGGCCTTACGGCGGTGTTAAGAACATCTACTTCGCCGCGGGCATAAAGAACAAGGAGGCCGCCTGGAAGTTCGTCAAGTGGTTCACCACCAGCCCCGACGTCATCAAGGAGCTCTCACTCCAGCTTGGATACATCCCGGTTCTCAAGCCGGTTCTCGACGACCCGGAGATCCAGGCTGACCCGGTCATCTACGGCTTTGGACAGGCCGTCCAGCACGCCTACCTCATGCCGAAGAGCCCGAAGATGAGCGCCGTCTGGGGCGGTGTTGACGGTGCAATCAACGAAATACTCCAGGACCCGGCCAACGCCGACATACCGGCCATACTCCAGAACTACCAGCAACAAATACTTGACAACATGAACGGCGGTTGA
- a CDS encoding glycoside hydrolase family 13 protein, whose protein sequence is MYKTFGFEYDWRFGRVALVEFSTPLRGKWAYLVGSFNAFNEGSFRMEPRGGRWTIKVRLPEGVWHYGFSIGGEFERDGENPREETYRRLSYKFKRDVSVAVIDAGDWIFHAPSTTYVYTIAGRTHVLLRGKHGVIKWAELKTGGETFRMRKKAESELFEYFEVVLPREGEIEYSFEILTLRGKTVELGPFRTAPYKPDAPDWVFDRVFYQIMPDRFAVGIRGKTLPLEGEFFHGGDLKGIVEHIDHLESLGVNALYLTPIFESMTYHGYDIVDYYHVASRMGGDEAFEELVNALKERGMKLVLDGVFHHTSFFHPWFQDVIRKGEESEYRDFYRITGFPVVSNEFVEALKSDEPWVEKYTKLKGMDWNYEGFFSVWLMPRLNHDNPAVREFVVEVMEHWLREGADGWRLDVAHGVPPDFWRRVRRGMPATAYLFGEVMDDARLWILDVFHGTMNYPLYELLLRFFVEREIDAEEFLNGLELLSARLGPAEYLMYNFLDNHDTERFIDLVGDERRYLCALTFLMTYKGIPSIFYGDEIGLRGQRGPGLSVGRTPMIWDSRKWNGDLLEATKRLIALRKKSRAIQLGAFVPVKFEGDEIVYDRVLGDEGVRVVITYPKSGECSFEVRFF, encoded by the coding sequence GTGTATAAAACTTTCGGGTTTGAATACGACTGGCGCTTCGGAAGGGTGGCTCTCGTCGAGTTCTCGACGCCTCTCAGGGGGAAGTGGGCCTACCTTGTGGGAAGCTTCAACGCCTTCAATGAGGGCTCTTTCAGGATGGAGCCGAGGGGAGGTCGGTGGACGATAAAGGTTCGGCTCCCAGAGGGAGTCTGGCACTATGGGTTCTCGATTGGTGGAGAGTTCGAGAGGGACGGTGAGAACCCACGGGAGGAGACCTACAGGAGATTATCATACAAGTTCAAGAGAGATGTCAGCGTCGCGGTCATCGACGCCGGAGACTGGATCTTCCACGCCCCGAGCACCACATACGTTTACACTATCGCTGGGAGGACGCACGTCCTGCTCAGGGGAAAACACGGAGTCATCAAATGGGCGGAGTTGAAAACAGGAGGGGAAACCTTCCGGATGAGAAAAAAAGCTGAAAGTGAGCTCTTTGAGTACTTTGAGGTAGTTCTGCCCAGGGAAGGGGAGATCGAGTACTCCTTTGAAATTCTGACCCTCAGGGGGAAGACAGTGGAGCTCGGCCCCTTCAGAACTGCTCCATACAAACCCGACGCCCCAGACTGGGTGTTTGACCGCGTCTTCTACCAGATAATGCCCGACAGGTTCGCGGTTGGAATTCGGGGGAAGACGCTGCCGCTGGAAGGTGAGTTCTTCCACGGAGGGGACTTGAAGGGGATTGTTGAGCACATAGACCACCTGGAGAGCCTGGGCGTTAATGCCCTCTACCTGACGCCCATATTCGAGTCCATGACCTACCACGGCTACGACATCGTTGACTACTACCACGTGGCCAGTAGGATGGGGGGAGACGAGGCCTTCGAGGAGCTCGTGAACGCTCTCAAGGAGAGGGGGATGAAGCTCGTCCTCGACGGGGTCTTCCACCACACGAGCTTCTTCCACCCGTGGTTCCAGGACGTCATCAGAAAAGGTGAGGAGAGTGAGTACAGGGATTTCTACAGAATAACCGGTTTCCCTGTGGTTTCGAATGAGTTCGTGGAGGCCCTCAAATCAGACGAGCCTTGGGTGGAGAAGTATACGAAGCTGAAAGGGATGGACTGGAACTACGAGGGGTTCTTCTCGGTCTGGCTGATGCCGCGTCTCAACCACGATAACCCGGCGGTGAGGGAGTTTGTTGTGGAGGTCATGGAGCACTGGCTCCGGGAGGGGGCTGACGGCTGGCGCTTGGATGTTGCCCACGGCGTTCCGCCGGATTTCTGGCGCAGGGTTAGGAGGGGGATGCCAGCGACGGCCTATCTCTTCGGGGAGGTCATGGACGACGCTCGCTTGTGGATCCTCGACGTCTTCCACGGGACGATGAACTATCCCCTCTATGAGCTGCTTCTGAGGTTTTTCGTGGAAAGGGAAATCGACGCGGAGGAGTTCCTCAACGGGCTGGAACTCCTGAGCGCCCGGCTCGGACCGGCTGAATACTTGATGTACAACTTCCTCGACAACCACGACACGGAGCGCTTTATAGACCTCGTGGGTGATGAGAGAAGGTATCTCTGCGCGCTGACCTTCCTGATGACCTACAAGGGAATTCCTTCCATATTCTACGGCGACGAGATAGGGCTGAGGGGACAGAGGGGACCGGGGCTCAGCGTTGGAAGGACTCCGATGATATGGGATTCGAGAAAATGGAACGGTGACCTCCTGGAGGCTACCAAGCGGCTCATCGCCCTGAGGAAGAAGAGCAGGGCCATTCAGCTCGGTGCCTTCGTGCCCGTAAAGTTCGAGGGGGACGAGATAGTCTACGACAGGGTTCTTGGGGATGAGGGGGTGAGAGTTGTCATAACCTACCCCAAATCCGGTGAGTGCAGTTTCGAGGTTCGGTTCTTTTAA
- the trmBL1 gene encoding HTH-type sugar sensing transcriptional regulator TrmBL1, translated as MHEEEIVEKLQKLGLTKYESLAYITLLKLGPSKATDITKESGIPHTRVYDVLSSLHRKGFVDVMQGSPRLYKPVNPEVVLERIKEDFIEDIEKLKAAFLDLYREVHGEDLPEIWTIQGFDNTVERAEYVIRTAKHEVLINTPFEFLKLLKSEIRARKDVLFVIISNFDEVPDWLKRSNIILAKTGGAPWLMASWIIGDIDYALFFGALPKDKRREKFYSFWAKSPKIIQNYMHWFYTIYFDNSEIIKPLDYGKLPKPLALVNIRTLITVLRMANLPKRAEIVGRIVDTKEPVTLDGEIIDYEYTPLTANITFKYNGNELKVGGIGSYFEDVEGEKFILLE; from the coding sequence ATGCACGAGGAAGAGATCGTTGAGAAGCTTCAGAAGCTCGGCCTCACGAAGTACGAGAGTTTAGCCTACATAACCCTTCTCAAGCTGGGTCCGAGCAAGGCGACCGATATAACGAAGGAGAGTGGTATCCCCCACACGCGCGTTTACGACGTCCTGAGTTCTCTCCACAGGAAGGGCTTCGTGGACGTCATGCAGGGATCCCCAAGGCTCTACAAGCCAGTCAACCCCGAGGTCGTTCTCGAGAGGATAAAGGAGGACTTCATAGAGGACATAGAGAAACTTAAAGCTGCTTTTCTCGACCTCTACCGCGAAGTCCACGGCGAGGATTTACCTGAGATATGGACGATACAGGGCTTCGACAACACCGTCGAGAGGGCCGAGTACGTCATAAGAACTGCAAAGCACGAGGTTCTAATAAACACGCCCTTCGAATTCCTTAAGCTCCTGAAGAGCGAAATCCGCGCGAGGAAGGATGTCCTCTTCGTTATAATTAGCAACTTCGATGAGGTTCCCGACTGGCTCAAGAGGAGCAACATAATCCTCGCCAAGACGGGAGGAGCACCTTGGCTCATGGCCAGCTGGATAATCGGCGACATCGACTATGCGCTCTTCTTTGGTGCCCTGCCGAAGGACAAGAGGAGGGAAAAGTTCTACTCCTTCTGGGCCAAGAGTCCCAAGATAATCCAGAACTATATGCACTGGTTCTACACCATCTACTTCGACAACAGCGAGATCATAAAGCCGCTTGACTACGGGAAGCTCCCCAAGCCCCTCGCCCTCGTCAACATAAGAACTCTCATCACGGTCCTCAGAATGGCAAACCTGCCCAAGAGAGCCGAGATAGTCGGAAGGATTGTCGACACCAAGGAGCCCGTAACCCTAGACGGGGAGATAATTGACTACGAGTACACGCCCCTCACGGCAAACATAACTTTCAAGTACAACGGCAACGAGCTCAAGGTTGGCGGCATAGGCAGCTACTTCGAGGACGTTGAGGGAGAAAAGTTCATCCTCCTCGAGTGA
- a CDS encoding glycogen/starch synthase: MRILILGFEYLPVKVGGLAEAITSIAEGLAGLGHEVVVFTPDHGKGLGEPVKRFKVISFGEEVDIEVRKRVQNGVTVYSLAGGLLSEPDVYGPGWDGLLKKTVLFGKASAGLMNSLIGEFKPDVVHAHDWHTVFALGLLKKYFGIRSVFTIHRLNKAKVPAGYFHEANLSELAPYPDIDPEHTAAYIADVVTTVSRSYLWEEWDFFRHFEGKVTHVFNGIDCTFWNEGLLKNADLPREERRKLILERFGLSDGKAFMFIGRFDRAQKGVDTLLKAIEILSTDPAFNDMRFIIIGKGDPELERWAKAVENRFPGNVRVITELLSRETVRELYGSVDFVLIPSYFEPFGLVQLEAMCLGAVPIGSAVGGIKDTIIDLDEDPENATGILVPPRDAFALAKAMIIAKNLDEETLNRLRENGRRRGREDFTWKKACERYVKAYLNEVDRAMSFLR, from the coding sequence ATGAGGATTCTGATACTGGGGTTTGAATACCTTCCCGTGAAGGTCGGTGGACTGGCTGAAGCTATCACGAGCATAGCGGAGGGCCTTGCCGGTTTAGGCCATGAAGTCGTCGTCTTCACGCCAGACCACGGGAAGGGCCTCGGAGAGCCCGTGAAGAGGTTCAAAGTTATCTCCTTCGGGGAAGAGGTCGATATCGAGGTAAGAAAGCGCGTGCAGAACGGCGTGACCGTTTACTCCCTCGCCGGCGGTCTCTTGAGCGAGCCTGACGTCTACGGCCCGGGCTGGGATGGACTACTGAAAAAAACCGTTCTCTTTGGGAAGGCCAGCGCTGGGCTGATGAACAGCCTTATTGGGGAGTTCAAGCCCGATGTAGTCCATGCCCACGACTGGCACACCGTCTTTGCGCTCGGCCTTCTGAAGAAGTACTTCGGGATAAGGAGCGTCTTCACGATCCACAGGCTCAACAAGGCAAAGGTTCCAGCGGGATACTTCCACGAGGCCAACCTTAGCGAGCTTGCCCCCTACCCTGACATCGATCCGGAGCACACCGCCGCTTACATAGCGGACGTGGTAACTACCGTCAGCAGGAGCTACCTCTGGGAGGAGTGGGACTTCTTCAGGCACTTCGAGGGCAAAGTTACGCACGTCTTCAACGGCATAGACTGCACATTCTGGAACGAAGGACTCCTTAAAAACGCGGATCTGCCAAGAGAAGAGCGCAGAAAGCTCATCCTGGAGCGCTTCGGACTCTCCGATGGCAAGGCCTTCATGTTCATAGGCCGATTTGACAGGGCCCAGAAGGGGGTCGACACGCTACTCAAGGCTATCGAGATACTCTCAACGGATCCTGCCTTCAATGACATGCGCTTCATCATAATCGGGAAGGGGGATCCTGAGCTGGAGAGGTGGGCAAAGGCTGTGGAAAACCGCTTCCCGGGCAACGTCCGCGTGATAACGGAACTCCTCTCCAGAGAGACCGTCAGGGAACTCTACGGCTCGGTTGATTTTGTACTGATTCCCTCGTATTTTGAGCCCTTTGGATTGGTCCAGCTAGAGGCCATGTGCCTCGGCGCGGTTCCCATAGGAAGCGCCGTCGGGGGGATAAAGGACACCATCATAGACCTCGACGAGGATCCCGAAAATGCCACCGGAATACTCGTGCCACCGAGGGATGCATTCGCACTGGCGAAGGCTATGATAATAGCAAAGAACCTCGATGAAGAGACGCTCAATAGGCTTAGAGAAAACGGCAGGCGGAGGGGCAGGGAGGACTTCACCTGGAAGAAGGCCTGCGAGAGGTACGTTAAGGCTTACCTCAACGAGGTCGACAGGGCCATGTCATTCCTGCGCTAA
- a CDS encoding ribonuclease P protein component 2, with protein MREKPKYLPPTLRDKHRYIAFQVIGERAFTKDEIKRAIWDASLSTLGVLGSAKAKPWFIKFDEKSQTGIVRVDRKHVEELRLALTLVTHVNGSRAIFRTLGVSGTIKRLKRKFLAEYGWR; from the coding sequence ATGAGGGAGAAGCCTAAGTACCTGCCGCCGACTTTGAGGGACAAGCACCGCTACATAGCCTTCCAGGTTATCGGCGAGAGAGCATTCACGAAGGATGAGATAAAGAGGGCAATATGGGACGCAAGCCTCTCAACGCTTGGAGTGCTTGGCTCTGCTAAAGCTAAGCCTTGGTTCATAAAGTTCGATGAGAAAAGTCAGACCGGAATAGTCAGGGTCGACAGAAAACATGTGGAAGAGCTCCGCCTCGCTCTGACGCTGGTTACCCATGTGAACGGTTCGCGGGCAATCTTCAGAACGCTCGGCGTTTCGGGAACTATAAAAAGGTTAAAGAGGAAGTTTTTGGCTGAGTACGGCTGGCGTTAG
- a CDS encoding radical SAM protein encodes MVRETPYFSYAVRELPKGCQLCVRGEKLVLFTTGVCPRDCFYCPLSPWRREDVVYANERPGKRVDDVIEEALLQEAKGAGVTGGDPFARLDRTVEYIKLLKENFGEEFHIHLYTTGALATKRNLEKLYDAGLDEIRFHPDLFNPNSKLFKVEIENIKNAFDFDWDVGGEIPSIPGQFERMKWYAEFLDKLGAKFLNVNELEYSEMTLKTLLDLGYQPVSDESASIKGSLETGLKLLEWGEENTSLSYHLCTARLKDAVQLRNRLKRMARKVAKPYMEITEEGTLRFGIAEYDDLDELYSFLVKEAEVPPEWLHINREKGRIEMPEEVAVELAEAIEGDVKFFIVEEYPTWDRLEVERTPL; translated from the coding sequence TTGGTCCGGGAAACGCCTTACTTTTCATACGCCGTGAGAGAGCTTCCAAAGGGCTGTCAGCTCTGCGTTAGGGGCGAGAAGCTCGTCCTCTTCACCACGGGGGTCTGTCCGAGGGACTGCTTCTACTGCCCGCTTAGCCCCTGGAGGAGGGAGGATGTTGTCTACGCCAACGAGAGGCCGGGTAAGCGGGTTGATGACGTTATCGAGGAAGCCCTTCTGCAGGAGGCGAAGGGGGCGGGAGTTACAGGCGGAGACCCGTTCGCGAGGCTCGACAGAACTGTGGAATACATAAAACTCCTCAAGGAGAACTTTGGTGAGGAATTTCACATCCACCTCTATACTACTGGCGCACTGGCGACCAAGAGGAACCTTGAAAAGCTCTACGATGCCGGCTTGGACGAGATACGCTTCCACCCTGACCTGTTCAACCCCAACTCAAAGCTCTTCAAGGTTGAGATAGAGAACATAAAGAACGCCTTCGACTTCGACTGGGACGTTGGGGGAGAGATACCATCAATTCCGGGCCAGTTCGAAAGGATGAAGTGGTACGCCGAGTTCCTCGATAAGCTCGGCGCGAAGTTCCTCAACGTGAACGAGCTGGAGTACAGCGAGATGACTCTCAAGACGCTTCTGGACCTGGGTTATCAGCCGGTAAGCGATGAGAGCGCCTCGATAAAAGGTTCCCTTGAGACCGGCCTAAAGCTCCTCGAGTGGGGCGAGGAAAACACCTCTCTGAGCTACCACCTCTGCACGGCAAGGCTGAAAGATGCCGTCCAGCTCAGGAACAGGCTGAAAAGGATGGCGAGGAAGGTTGCTAAACCTTACATGGAGATAACCGAGGAGGGGACGCTCCGCTTTGGCATCGCTGAATACGATGACCTCGACGAGCTTTACAGCTTCCTCGTGAAGGAGGCAGAGGTTCCGCCCGAGTGGCTCCACATCAACCGCGAGAAGGGCAGGATAGAAATGCCTGAGGAAGTTGCGGTTGAGCTGGCAGAGGCGATTGAAGGCGATGTTAAGTTCTTCATCGTGGAAGAGTACCCGACGTGGGACAGGCTGGAAGTGGAAAGAACCCCGTTGTAG
- a CDS encoding DUF835 domain-containing protein, giving the protein MHSIASCENMMELTLKLGLEIVKLGIITLALFVFYRNRALFEVSLPQSLLRKFTYVTTIFWLGFLVDVINDVYPTSFTKLLDDIIICLALLLGTYYLIDHMRRARVAVEPSKVLKGTPSLEKGAYLADTTDIDSILKLLAGKRVIALTRTPGIFKERGIPYLWLSKVEGENSIDPRRLPAILHHLISTADENTAVIIDGVEYLILENGFENVLKFLTALKDHLLLKGALLIVVVSPEALDSRQFSHLRREFEELDVKRLKKESK; this is encoded by the coding sequence ATGCACAGTATCGCGAGTTGTGAGAATATGATGGAACTGACCCTTAAATTGGGCCTCGAAATAGTAAAGCTCGGTATAATAACGTTAGCCCTGTTTGTATTCTATAGGAATCGGGCCCTGTTTGAGGTTTCCCTTCCTCAAAGCTTGCTCAGGAAGTTCACCTACGTAACAACAATCTTCTGGCTGGGTTTTCTGGTGGATGTCATAAACGACGTTTATCCCACATCCTTCACCAAACTCCTTGACGATATCATAATTTGCCTTGCCCTTCTACTGGGCACCTACTACCTCATAGACCACATGAGAAGGGCTCGAGTTGCTGTAGAACCGTCCAAGGTACTCAAAGGGACACCATCCCTTGAGAAGGGGGCTTATCTGGCTGATACCACAGATATAGACTCCATCCTTAAGCTGCTGGCAGGCAAAAGAGTAATAGCCCTGACGAGAACGCCGGGGATATTCAAGGAGAGGGGCATCCCTTACCTGTGGCTCAGCAAGGTTGAGGGTGAGAACTCCATAGACCCACGCCGCCTCCCCGCGATACTCCATCACCTCATATCCACCGCAGACGAAAACACCGCCGTGATAATTGACGGGGTTGAGTACCTTATACTTGAAAATGGGTTTGAGAATGTTCTTAAGTTCCTCACTGCTTTAAAAGATCATCTCCTCCTAAAGGGTGCACTGCTGATAGTGGTTGTAAGCCCTGAGGCATTGGATAGTCGTCAGTTTTCCCATCTGAGAAGGGAATTCGAAGAGCTTGATGTTAAAAGGCTCAAAAAGGAAAGTAAATAA
- a CDS encoding potassium transporter Kef codes for MGRNELFLVFLMGVVFLAMLFSYSLSLSPVESLSFAVILALLYTSTRVFWEKSDKWRGKSGLLKSKGARYLIFFLSSFGFAVLLFGLTYLVLAKPGTSFVSLVKVLGVLFAIGSSLMLLASMFYNRDRTPEKITYSWRNFLRELSASILLFTIAYFSGVSLEKSASMALYVFVATNWYYSTMAHRYVIPEQMLKLRAVINFAAIASGLYLFVIDNALVSGLVGALFAVAEEKDYGITRKLIETGLLERRYAESGVGGLFYAVSYGFGAMVALIVVTGNCNASFIRDFLLTMFRLLYLFTVIFLPFGTFLGWARLKVHGE; via the coding sequence ATGGGAAGAAATGAACTTTTTCTGGTCTTCCTTATGGGAGTCGTCTTTCTGGCGATGCTATTCAGCTATTCACTCTCACTTTCGCCGGTAGAAAGCCTCTCCTTTGCGGTTATTTTAGCGCTTCTCTACACCTCGACCCGCGTTTTCTGGGAGAAATCGGATAAATGGAGAGGGAAATCTGGACTTTTAAAATCTAAGGGCGCGAGATATCTCATCTTCTTCTTGAGCTCGTTTGGGTTCGCCGTGCTCCTATTTGGGCTTACGTACCTGGTCCTTGCAAAACCGGGCACTTCGTTCGTTTCCCTCGTCAAAGTTCTTGGTGTTCTCTTTGCAATAGGCTCCTCCCTGATGCTCCTTGCCTCAATGTTTTATAACAGGGACAGAACACCTGAAAAAATCACATACTCCTGGAGGAACTTTCTAAGGGAGCTTTCGGCGTCAATCCTCCTATTCACGATTGCCTACTTCTCCGGTGTTAGCCTAGAAAAGAGTGCTTCAATGGCCCTTTATGTTTTTGTTGCTACCAACTGGTACTACTCCACGATGGCCCACAGGTACGTGATACCCGAGCAGATGCTTAAACTCAGGGCAGTCATCAACTTCGCGGCAATTGCCTCCGGCCTATACCTCTTCGTAATTGACAACGCGCTCGTAAGTGGATTAGTGGGGGCACTTTTTGCCGTTGCCGAAGAAAAAGACTACGGGATAACCAGGAAGCTTATAGAAACCGGACTGTTGGAGAGGAGGTACGCCGAAAGCGGGGTTGGAGGTCTGTTTTATGCAGTTTCTTATGGATTTGGGGCTATGGTGGCTTTGATTGTGGTCACCGGAAATTGTAACGCATCTTTCATCAGGGATTTCCTGCTAACGATGTTCAGACTGTTGTACCTGTTTACGGTGATTTTCCTCCCCTTCGGGACGTTCCTCGGGTGGGCGAGGCTGAAGGTTCACGGTGAATGA